GAAGTGCTGATTTAGCTTTAAAACTTGCCAAAAAATCACTTTTAAGGCCTCTTGGAATAAGGCATGAAAATGAAAAAATTGCCCAATTGGAGAAGGACATCCTTGATAAAGTCAACTCACTTGGAATTGGACCAATGGGCATGGGAGGAAACACAACCGCTTTGGATGTTAAGGTAGAATACGCCCACAGACATCCAGCTTCTCTACCTGTAGGATTGATAGTTCAGTGCTGGGCCCACAGAAAAGCATTCATTGAGGTTGATGAAAAGGGGAGAGCTAAGATTTGGCAGTGATCTTTGAGACATTGAATACCTTCCCAAGTTCCTCCAAAACAGCATCATAAAGCCAGGAATAATCTTTCAGCTTTTCTTTTCCAAGCTCAAAATACTCTTTTCCGCTCTCTCCTTTAAGCTCTTTAATTGCCCCCAAAAAGATATATCCTGCCCAGCCAAGAGGATAGTTAGTGCTTTGAGCAATTCTTATCATTTCCTCAGCATCTTTTTCGGCTTCGTCAAGGTCTTTCAACCCAATGTAGGATACGCATCTATATGCAAGAGTGTCAATTGCCCTACGGTAGTTTCTGACTTTTAAAAAATATTCCACAGCTTTGCCTGAATATTCAACCGCTGTTTTATAATCTCCCAGGGAATAGTATGCCTTCATGAGTTCCATATAAGAGATGTGCCCCATAAACGTCAAGTTGTAGGCTTTTGCAATTTCTAAAGCTTGGAGATAGTACTGAACGGCATTTTCAAGTTTCTTCATAGCAATGTAGATATCTCCAACATGAAGAAGAGCAAGACTTTCAAGCTCTGGGTAAGGCTCCATTTTCCTTATTACCTCAAGTTCTTTAAAAGCACTCCTGAGGGCATCGTCAGACCTCTCTGTATAGAAATAGAACTTTGTAAGCTCAACATAATACCAGAACTTGATCTCTAAGTCATCGCTGTTTTTTGCAATGCTTTCGAGCTCTTTCAGGTATTTTTCCGCTTCCTTGAAGTCATTGAGCTCCATGCAAACATCTGCTAAGGAACTTATTACATCTGCTCTGTGAATCCCATCAAGGTCATCTTTAACTTCAAGCCAAAGCTTTAGAGCTTTTTCAAAGAAGCCTCTCTGAAAGTATATATGACCCAATTCCTTCTTAGCGTAGGGATTTCCTTTGATCTGAATTAGAATCCTCATGTATGCATCTGGGAAGTCCTGAACGACTCTCTTAAATTTTCTTAGTCTTAACTCAGTCAGATCTTTGATTATCTTTTCATCACCAAGCTTAGTTGCATATCTGAATGCTGTTAGAAAGTTTTTGGCGGTTTTCTTTTTCAACAGATAATTCAAATATCTCAAATAGTATTCCCTCTCATCTATCTCCCTCACTTCCTTTGCAAATCCTTTGAGCAAATCATGGAGGAAGTAAATTTCTCCCCTCTTTTCGATTATTCCTTTGTTCAATAGAGAGTATAGAACAACAAAGGAATTTTTCCTTCCGTACAGTGTCTTAATTGCATCGTATTCAAGAGGATCATCAAACAGAGAGATTACCTGAACCATCAGCTTTTCATCCGGACTTAACTGCTGATACACCTCACTGAAAAGAAAATCAAAAAAGTTGTCCGTTCTTACCTTTTGGTTTTCCTTATATGCCCCCGCAAAAAGAGTTAAAGCCAATGGATGCCCCTTTGTTAGGTTGTAAATCTCAACGAAATCCGATATATCGAGATTCAAGCCTTTTGCCCTTAAGAGGGTATATGCATCTTTGAGACTCAGGCCCCTTAGGTGGAAATACAGAATGTTTTCATCAGCGCCAAGACGCAACTTTTCTCTGGATATCAAAACAAGCTTTCCATCTCTTATTCTCAGCGCTAAAAATGAAAGCAATCTAAGTATCCTTTCATCGGAGCATTTATGAACATCATCAATAACAATTTTAGCTTTTGTGTTTTCTATTCCCTCCAGTATCAGCTCGAATAAGTCTCTCTCCTCCCTACCCCCACTCCTCAGGTACTCCAAAAGCAACGAATAGTCAAAGGTGTTTAAAAACAGCCCAATCTGCCAGACAAAATAATCGAAGCTGTCAACTTCGCTCATCTGGTACCAGAAAGCATCTTCAAAAACTTTTGCTGCCAAAGCAGTTTTTCCAATCCCAGCTATCCCATAAATCACTATCACAGGC
Above is a genomic segment from Thermococcus sp. SY098 containing:
- a CDS encoding NB-ARC domain-containing protein produces the protein MDVPQLMKVLSNEVNLQILSILKSGSFNPRELARILQRDETDVSRRLKMLERVGLVEGKWMRVRNKNIRIYSLKVGEVKISFEPGGIIIKTSKDRSYEISLLESKMPKVEAFFGRKAEISTLSSSKKPVIVIYGIAGIGKTALAAKVFEDAFWYQMSEVDSFDYFVWQIGLFLNTFDYSLLLEYLRSGGREERDLFELILEGIENTKAKIVIDDVHKCSDERILRLLSFLALRIRDGKLVLISREKLRLGADENILYFHLRGLSLKDAYTLLRAKGLNLDISDFVEIYNLTKGHPLALTLFAGAYKENQKVRTDNFFDFLFSEVYQQLSPDEKLMVQVISLFDDPLEYDAIKTLYGRKNSFVVLYSLLNKGIIEKRGEIYFLHDLLKGFAKEVREIDEREYYLRYLNYLLKKKTAKNFLTAFRYATKLGDEKIIKDLTELRLRKFKRVVQDFPDAYMRILIQIKGNPYAKKELGHIYFQRGFFEKALKLWLEVKDDLDGIHRADVISSLADVCMELNDFKEAEKYLKELESIAKNSDDLEIKFWYYVELTKFYFYTERSDDALRSAFKELEVIRKMEPYPELESLALLHVGDIYIAMKKLENAVQYYLQALEIAKAYNLTFMGHISYMELMKAYYSLGDYKTAVEYSGKAVEYFLKVRNYRRAIDTLAYRCVSYIGLKDLDEAEKDAEEMIRIAQSTNYPLGWAGYIFLGAIKELKGESGKEYFELGKEKLKDYSWLYDAVLEELGKVFNVSKITAKS